The Pelagibacterium halotolerans B2 nucleotide sequence TGTGCGCGTCGCCCAGGCGGCGACCACCTCACTGGCCGGCGGGCTGGACCTCGCATTCAAGTCGGGGGCGGTAACCGGATTGCTGGTCGCCGGCCTGGGCCTGCTCGGGGTCACCGTCTATTTCCTTGTGTTGCTGGCCGTCGGGTTCGACGCCACCGACCGCATAGTGATTGACGCTCTGGTTGCGCTTGGCTTCGGCGCCTCGCTGATTTCCATTTTCGCCCGGCTTGGCGGCGGCATCTTCACAAAGGGCGCCGATGTGGGCGGCGACATGGTGGGCAAGGTCGAAGCGGGCATCCCCGAGGACGATCCGCGCAACCCCGCCACCATCGCCGACAATGTGGGCGATAATGTCGGCGACTGCGCCGGTATGGCCGCGGATCTGTTCGAGACCTATGTGGTGACCATCGTCGCCACAATGGTGCTGGCCGCGATCATTTTGCCACTCGATCTGAAACTGATCGGCATGGTCCTGCCCCTCGCCATTGGCGGGGTGTGCGTTCTGACCTCGATCGCCGGGACCTATTTCGTCAAGCTCGGCGCCTCGGGCAACATCATGGGCGCGCTCTATAAGGGCGTCATCGCCACCGGCGTGCTCTCGCTGGTCGCGCTGGTTCCGGTCATGTGGCTGATCTTTGGCGACATGGGCCGCTCCATTGCGGTCGGGGACATCGCTTTCACCCCCTGGGCACTCTATGGGTGCGGGGTGGCGGGTCTCGTCATCACCGGGCTGATCATCTGGATCACCGAATATTACACAGGCACCGACCGGCGCCCGGTCAATTCGATCGCCGAGGCCTCGATCACCGGCCATGGTACCAATGTGATCCAGGGGCTTGCCGTTTCGCTCGAATCCACGGCCCTGCCGGCGCTTGTCATTATCGCGGGCATCATCGTCACCTATTCGCTGGCCGGACTGTTCGGCATCGGGGTTGCGGTGGTCACCATGCTGGCGCTGGCCGGCATGATCGTCGCTCTCGACGCCTTCGGGCCGGTGACCGACAATGCCGGCGGCATTGCCGAAATGGCCGGCCTGCCCGATGAAGTGCGCAAGAACACCGACGCGCTCGATGCCGTGGGCAACACGACAAAGGCAGTGACCAAGGGCTACGCCATCGGTTCGGCGGGCCTCGGCGCGCTGGTGCTG carries:
- a CDS encoding sodium-translocating pyrophosphatase — translated: MTLALWLIVACGVLSVVYGVVTTRSLLAADAGSARMQEISNAVREGATAYLRRQYTTIAIVGVAILVVAWLLLGIYAAIGFLIGAVLSGAAGFIGMHVSVRANVRVAQAATTSLAGGLDLAFKSGAVTGLLVAGLGLLGVTVYFLVLLAVGFDATDRIVIDALVALGFGASLISIFARLGGGIFTKGADVGGDMVGKVEAGIPEDDPRNPATIADNVGDNVGDCAGMAADLFETYVVTIVATMVLAAIILPLDLKLIGMVLPLAIGGVCVLTSIAGTYFVKLGASGNIMGALYKGVIATGVLSLVALVPVMWLIFGDMGRSIAVGDIAFTPWALYGCGVAGLVITGLIIWITEYYTGTDRRPVNSIAEASITGHGTNVIQGLAVSLESTALPALVIIAGIIVTYSLAGLFGIGVAVVTMLALAGMIVALDAFGPVTDNAGGIAEMAGLPDEVRKNTDALDAVGNTTKAVTKGYAIGSAGLGALVLFAAYTQDLAYFIGEAVEGDFYFGVGEISFSLADPYVVVGLLFGGLLPFLFGGMSMTAVGRAAQSVVVEVRRQFAEKPGIMAGTEKPDYGRAVDMLTKAAIKEMIVPSLLPVLSPLVVFGVILLIAGKAAAFAALGAMLLGVIVTGLFVAISMTAGGGAWDNAKKSFEDGFTDSTGQTHYKGSEAHKASVTGDTVGDPYKDTAGPAVNPMIKITNIIALLLLAVLH